The Cytobacillus sp. IB215665 DNA window AGAACCATCGAATACGTATACGGTTGACATCATTGCTAGAAATATAGAAGGTGTAGAAACAGAAGTAATAACTAAGAATGTCACGATATCAGAGTATATTATTGATCCGATTGAAAACTTACGTATATCAGAAGAAACAAGTGAAAAAGTGGTTATTGAGTGGGATCATACTCAGCCTGATATTGAATTCATCGTTACAAAAGCGAGAGGTAACATTAATTTACCGGGGCAAGTTGTAGAAGGTAACGTATTCGAGGATACAGATATTGATGCTGGTAAAGAATACACTTACTCAATTACTGCTAGAAATAAAAAGTATGGAACGGAATCTGAAACTGTAACGATTTCAGCCAATGTCCCTTACCCTGAAGCTCCAAACAAAATTGAAAATTTATCATACGAACTCACTGAAGATGGCTCTTATAAATTTACTTGGGATGAAGAAGAGAAAGCGCAGCTTTATTACTTCAATATCTATGAAGGGTCAAGCAGAAAAGTATTTAAGAGCTTGGGAGAAACTGAGATTACGACAGATAAACTAGAACTGGATACAACCTATTCAGTTGAGCTATATTCAATTGATAAGTATGCACAACAATCAGAGAAAACAATTATAGAATTGACCACTGAAGGTACTCCACAAGCGGAAAATATCACTGATATTACAGCTGAAGTTGAGGGGAATCAAGTTACACTCACATGGGATGAAGTAAATGATGCGTATGGTTACTATGTTGAAAGGCATCTTGATGGTAAGCAAATCACAAGGAAATACGTGGCTGGAACTACCTATCAAGAGGAAGTTGACGAAGGTGAATATGAATACTTTGTTCAAACGTATCACAAAACAGGTGGTATGTTAGAGCCTGTATCGAAAACAGTAACTGTTGGTACGGATGAATTACCACAAGATAGTGAACTGCTTATTAATTCAGAAGTAAGTGATGATACAGTGTCACTTTCATGGAATCAGCTTGAAAGTGCCTATGGCTACTATGTAGAGAGATGGGAAAATGGAATTAAGAAATTCAGAAAATATACAAGCGCAAATGCCTTTGAAGATACAAATGTCGATGAAGGCGAAGTTGAGTATCATATCATTGCTTATACAAAAGATGGGTTTCAAGAACCAGTATTACATGTGGTAAATGTAGAAAAAACACCTTTAGAACCTATAGGTGAACTGAATGCAATATCCACTGAGGATTCAGTTGAATTATCATGGAATGCATTAGATGATGCTTACGGCTACTATGTAGAGAGGTACGATAGCAAAGGGATAAGGAATTATAGAAAATACGTATCAGGCAATGCTTTTACGGATAGTAGTGTTAGTGAAGGTGAATATGAATACAAATTAATTCCATATACCAAACGTGGATACCTTGATCCAATTTATAAAGTTGTTCAAGTAGGGGAGCCAATTGGTGATATTACTATTGATGACTTTAATGTTACTGTTGATGGTAAAACTGTAACACTCGATTGGGAAAACAATGAAAAAGCATATAGGTATTACATCGAAAGATACGATCAACAAGGAAACAGAAACTTCCGCAACTTCGTTGATTCATCACAAAATCAATATGTTGATGAAAATGTAGCTTATGGTAGTTATGATTACAAAATCATCGTCTACTCAGCAAACGGTGAAGCACAACCAGTTACAAAAACAGTAACACTAGAGCCATCCGAAATTGTCTTAGACAGCTTTAATGTTGAAGTAGATGGAAACAATGTCAACTTGTCTTGGGATGAAGTAGAGGATGTATACGGCTATTACGTAAGGAGATATAAGGATGGTCAAAGGCAAATTAATAAATATGTAACTGATAATCAGTTTACCGATGAAAACCTTGTTGATGGGGAATATGAATATCAGTTAGTGGTTTACAGTAAAATTAGTGGTATGAATGAGCCTATCATTCAGAATATTACAATCGTTAATGAAGATCCCGAACCTGTAGATGGTGAAGACGGTGGTAATGAAGTAGAAGACACACCGCCAGCAACATCTATTGAAGACGTTCTATTAACAGTTGATGAGAATAATGTACAACTTGATTGGAATGAAGTGGATGGAGCATACGGTTACTATGTCCAAAGGTATAAAGATGGCAATAGACAGCTTCATAAGTATATTACCGACACGTCATATGTTGATGAAGGACTTGCTGATGGTGAATATGAGTTTCATGTGATTCTTTATGGTTCAAATGGAATGAACGATCCAATCATCAAGACGGTGGTCATAGGAGAAGAAATCGAGGAAGTACCAGTCGAAGAAGTTCCCGTAGAAGTACCAAATGAAGAAACTCCTGTTAATGATGAGCAAGGAGAAGAACCTCCTGAAGATACATCGACGGAAGAAACTGTAGAAGAACCAACAGAAGTTGATGAAGAGTCACCTAACGATAATGAACCAGTAGAGAATCCTTCATCTGAAGATACAACTGAAATAACAGAGCCTGAACAGCCAGTAGAAGAAGAACCAGTTATCGAAGAAGCGGTGCTCCCGCAAACTATTGAATATGTTGATAGCAACGTATCAGGTAACATTGTTGAACTAGAATGGCACGAATTAACTGACGTATATGGCTATTATGTAGAACGATGGAAGGATGGCAGAAGACAATTTAGGGTATTTGTATCTTCTAACTCTTTAACTGATGAAGTCAACGATGGTGGAGAATATGAGTATAAAATCATAGCTTACAGTAAAACTACTAGAACTATGCTAGCTCCTTTTGAAGAAACCGTATTAGTTGGCATGGCAACCGAACAGCCAGTTGAAGAAATAATTGAGCTTCAAGAAGAACCTGAAGAAGACAATCCAGAAGATGTAGATGATGCTGGTGATGCAGAAGGTGTAGATGACGTTATTGGAACAGAAGCAGATCCACTAGAAGATGATGACCAATTGGTTATGATAGCAAATTAATTTACCGAAAAAGAGCCCTATGAATAGGGTTCTTTTTTAATGAAGGGAGAATTGACAGTGAACTTTATTGAAACGGATATTCGAAGATTACTTAATATGTGGAGAGGTAAGATTCGGTTTAAACAAAACCAATCAGGGATTGGTCAGCTTGAAATGATTCGAAAATATAAGATTGTTGTCAATGGAGAAGAAAATGAAATCATGATTAATCGTGTGATCTTAATCATGAATAGTTATGAGTTTTTAACTGTTGAAGGTAATAAAGAAAACATTGAAGTAAAAGCAATGGTAAAACCTGATTCCATAAGTAAGTTTGAGAAGTTCTGTGACGTATTGAATGAATTAGAACAAGGAAATATGGTCCAAGCTGTTGCTTAATGAAAAGGATGGTGAGTGAAATTAGCTATATTCGTCATATTCCAGTGGAGAAGTGGAATTTGGATCAACAAGAACATGATCTTGAACAAGCGCTCCAACAATTAGAAAAAACAAGGGTATTATTACTTACAGCCTTAATGCAATATCGCTTTTGGCATGAAACAAGTAAAGAAACCCCTTCTTATCATTTTGAGAGAGCAAATATTTCAGTCAAGAAAACAAATGACCAGGTAAAATTAATTATGCAAGGCACACTTCCTTATATAAACGAAGAACATCGACAAAAAGATAAAAACTACTACCGTACACTAAGTGAATTTTATGTATCTGAAATGACGAAAGCAATTGAAAATGAAAATATAGGAATTCAGTTTGAAAAAGCACTCGTCATTATTAAGCAGTTTTATTCAGATGAAAAGGTGAGAGATTTTGACAATCAGTATAAGACCTTTATCTTTAATGCGCTGAGATACTCAAAAGTACTATTGGATGATTCGTGGAAAAAATTAACATATATAGAATGTGGTGAACTAGATAAAGAGTTTCCACGCACAGAAATTATTGTTACAAATGCTGAAAAACTAGATAATATAATGGAAAAAATAACCTAAAATAATCAAGCAGACTTTGTTAAGAACGTTGCGAAAATCATTTGTTAAGAACGCCCTCTTGACTTTGTTAAGAACAATGTCGGTACTTTGTTAATAACGTTATCAAAAACTTTGTTAAAAACAATATGGCATTTTGCCCAAACCATTCTTAACAAACGATATTAATTAATATCAATGTTTTCAACTAACTGCTCAAAACATAGGTGGCACAAAGGTTAACTAAACATTTTACCTTGTCGTAAGACTTTGTTAAGAAAGACCCCAAAATAACGATTTAGTAAGGAGGGGCTTTCGTTGAACCCGACTTACTGAGCGAAATTTATGGACCGTTTGACCTTAAATTGAAATTTATTGAAATATGGACTAAAAGCTATCGTTGAGATTAGCTCTAAAGGAGTCGATGGAGAAGGAAAGAGACGTTAGTCGAGTGGATTCGACTGAGACGACTGTACACGGCAAAGGCACCTATTTCAGATATAAGAAAACAGAATGTGAGGAGGCATATAGGGAAAATGATCACACACGAAATTAAAATTGGACGACCACCAGTAATCAATTATGAAGCAATATTATACGACTTATATAGATATCAAACATTAACAATTGAGCAGTTAAAAAAGGTGCATTTCAAAGGTCATGAAGGCTCTGTATACGTGTCATTACATCGAATGAAAAAAAGAGGTTTAGTCAGTTCTACTTGTAGAGTAAATGAGAAAGGTAAGAAAATTGCAGCATGTTATTTCATTACAGAAAAAGGGATCGGTCACTTAGAGGAAGTTGGTTTGCTTCATGAAAAAAGAAGAGCCTATGATAATAAGCCATCAGGTAAAAAGATTCCCTACTTAATAGATATAAATAATATGTATGTAGACTTACAAGAATCAGGGTATGAAATGCTTAATGCAAGAGATTGGAAAGAACAGCATCATTTGAATCGTAATGCATTAGTAAAAGCTGGGTTAAGAACACCAGATGGAAAAGAGTACGGTGTTTATCTATTTGAAACAGACCTTGAAGAGAGTATCACCCTCCCCCGCTTCAAGAAAGAGATTAAGGAAGCAAGTCAAAGCAATCGTTTTATCATCTTTTTCAAAGGAAAGGATTCATATAAAAAGTTCAAAAATAGCTTAGGGCATGAAGAATTAACAAAAGGCGAGATGTGTTTGTTACCTTATAATCTAGGTAAGAAGTTGCTTGGTGAATTACCGAAACAAGATCATCTTGTGAAAGTATTCACTAACTATGGAGAAGTGAAAATAAATGACCGTTCAAACACAGTAACAAGCTCATTTGCTGATTACATCTTGGAGAAAGATGGTCAGGAATTCTATGTCTGTAACTATGTATTTGGTAATGAAGTAGCACTCTATTTTTTAACTAAGTACACGAAGGACCGGTTCGCTAGAGACGGGAGAAGAGTGTACGTATTTTATTCGGAGAAGATCCTTTCGATAATGGAGCAAGATTTCAAGGAGATGTTTAAAGATCACTACCCTCATATAGAGTTTATCGGATTATAAATGATCGTTTAAAGCAAATAAGATAAAGTTATCCAAGGAGTTGCGACTAATCGTAGCACTTTTTAATTTAATTTTTTATAGGAGGAAATGAAATGTTTACAAAAATGTTTTCGGCAGTAGCTTATGTAGGTGCGATGTTATTACTAGGTGTTCTATTAGCTAAACAAGGTGGAAATATCAGCTTAGGGATGATAATTGCAAGTTTATTTTTCCTGACACCAGTAGCACTTATACCAGTTTGGTTAAGCCGTCAAACATCGTAGATTTAAGTACAATTAATCAAATAAATCAATTTTAAGGAGAGAGTATTATGAAAAAATTATTATCAATTATGTTTGCTATAGTATTGTTAATCCCTACTACATCAGCATTTGCACAAGCAGGTAATGTACCCTCAGAATGGTTTAATGAGGACATTAACCGTGGGATTGAACTAGGAATTATACCTGCTCGACTTCAATCTAGCTATGCGAGTCCTATTACACGAGAAGAATGTGCGGAATTGTTGGTAAATGTAATTTTAGATAAGCTAAAAACAGTTGATGGTGATATCATGTGGACGAAAGAAACGATATTGGAGAAAGTAACCATTGATTCCCCTTTTGAGGATACGGATCTAGACCACGTCAATCTTGCATATATCATTGGTAGCTTAAGCGATGTATCTGAAACAAAATTTGATCCTGATAGCTATATAACACGACAACAAGCAGCTATGATGCTTATGAATACGATACATGCATCTAACACATTCTCATACTTAAGCGAAGAAGAATTAGGCTATTCTGATTTGGATGAAATAGCTGAATGGGCGGTGCCCGCTGTAAATGCCCTCAAATACTTAGGGATCATGAATGGTTCAGGAGATAAGTTTGTTCCTGGTAGCAATATTACAAGAGAGCAAGCAATGGCTACAGTGATGCGAATCCATGATAATATAAGCTACTTTGGTTTAATGTTACGAGGAAATATATTGGCCAACCCGATGATACCTGAATTAAAGTATCATGTAGGTAAAGATTACGTTAATGTTTCTTATGTAGATGATAATGGTTTTGAATCTACAGTAGCTATGGAGACATGGGCTCTTTTTGGCGGTACTAGAGAGTCAGGAGTCCCTTTTGAAGCAAATAAGGCCACTGTGCTCCTTGGATTTGAATATAACATCGCGAATATAGAGCATGGTTTAATAACTGATACGGCACTACAAGGAATTGGAGCTAAGGTTGACTATGGCTATATGGAAGTTGAGACATTTACCGAAGATTACTTACTTGAATTTCAGTTAAAGCCTGTGATTGGCTATATGAATAAGTTTTTTGACTATACTTATGGTTATCCTCAAAAGGATGTTGAGCCTAAATTAATAATTGACTGATATTGTTGGTCCCGTAGTTTTAGTAAAGCTACGGGATTTTTCTTTTTATCCCCCTCCCCTTATTATTAGGTTTTTCACCATGCGACCGATTACGTAGCGGTATAGCGAAAGTTGTAACGGTACAAACACCGAAATTCCCTTATGTATAGCTGTTTTTTCATAGAAGGTATGTAAGGAGGTTATCTTATGGCTTATTTACAAATTGTATGTGGTGATTATTTTGTGCTTACGATCAAAATAAGTAAGTCTCTCAATTAAACAGTTAAGAGGCTTATTTGATTATATATTTAAAAGTCTACATGTATGCTGTATGTATTTAATTTTAGTTTTAGGATCTATCTATACTGATTTGGTGTAAATCTCTATTAAAATGTATGGATTCTTATTAAGTCTATGTTTCTATTGTTATTATATGTTTTTATATGTTTATATTTTGTTTATTTGTTTACTAGATTTATAACCCTTGGGAGAGTAATGATGAAAGGACTTTATAGCTACCTATTCGATGTGATAAGTCTATCATTTCGGTGAATAAGTCTATTAAAACGATATTATATGTCTATAAATTGAGTGTAATGTGTCTACTAACTCGATGTGATATGTCTACTTAAACGATAGGAAGGTATCTGTTACAAGATAATATGTCTATGATTTCGGTGGAAGAGGGTAATATTTGGATTATTACTCCTTTAGTTC harbors:
- a CDS encoding replication-relaxation family protein, whose translation is MITHEIKIGRPPVINYEAILYDLYRYQTLTIEQLKKVHFKGHEGSVYVSLHRMKKRGLVSSTCRVNEKGKKIAACYFITEKGIGHLEEVGLLHEKRRAYDNKPSGKKIPYLIDINNMYVDLQESGYEMLNARDWKEQHHLNRNALVKAGLRTPDGKEYGVYLFETDLEESITLPRFKKEIKEASQSNRFIIFFKGKDSYKKFKNSLGHEELTKGEMCLLPYNLGKKLLGELPKQDHLVKVFTNYGEVKINDRSNTVTSSFADYILEKDGQEFYVCNYVFGNEVALYFLTKYTKDRFARDGRRVYVFYSEKILSIMEQDFKEMFKDHYPHIEFIGL
- a CDS encoding S-layer homology domain-containing protein; the protein is MKKLLSIMFAIVLLIPTTSAFAQAGNVPSEWFNEDINRGIELGIIPARLQSSYASPITREECAELLVNVILDKLKTVDGDIMWTKETILEKVTIDSPFEDTDLDHVNLAYIIGSLSDVSETKFDPDSYITRQQAAMMLMNTIHASNTFSYLSEEELGYSDLDEIAEWAVPAVNALKYLGIMNGSGDKFVPGSNITREQAMATVMRIHDNISYFGLMLRGNILANPMIPELKYHVGKDYVNVSYVDDNGFESTVAMETWALFGGTRESGVPFEANKATVLLGFEYNIANIEHGLITDTALQGIGAKVDYGYMEVETFTEDYLLEFQLKPVIGYMNKFFDYTYGYPQKDVEPKLIID
- a CDS encoding fibronectin type III domain-containing protein gives rise to the protein MAPFNVLNSQSTANKAVRAAMLGSVTVATITAPITPLGLVNSAEASSVVKSMDVTFEESTLQTRTKTITIPNSTSVESIATDTGNIEIVSINGDQVTIRVKNGDWVDREAYTDPQKYSKEVTKTETSSDETFPETISYSEDGYTGDIPKYGSVSSRVVSGEYIPEDSKYVEFEDRKWPEFLNKPWDIHYSDEDGYEGRLEVKDAQWEVNKWGENIYYFATIYGTVTKPAVDTRVYEYSQAYSGTIFKSGTEYRNETYAYDVTVNYTDNANPNGSADIEPGIRSTDIIFEENLEQGRTKTITIPNLKSIEDITVDNGNVEVVSIEGDQVTILVKDGNWVNREEYSNTLEKDVTATDTNSTNSFSSTFNYSDEEGYSGSISKNGSASANVVSGSYTAGDSKVVTTYKTNSDNNFATTTSYNSDGYTGQLSKSGSPIEELISGTIETKSIEVLQKNKLSWVVKKWDSIINRWFTDKRNDYEEPETIEHTTDDGYTGTLYKDRTEGDTYREYEEDNDTLRIYRDYIDTFYIGEVTKDTRVFGYKQTYSGTVTKPAVDTRVYEYVQNYSGIVTKEEVGYKNETYAYNVKLTYTQNLNPDGSVDSNNVTVANRDTFTISGTKSDSDNDVTTVKMKLDGGKEYTLASASTEANFSKLFRLEDFRLIQEDIGLNESIVEGSHIINVWIEDELGAKSGEYSVIFTYDKFHVIVRDPANVGVDDLLDNALENINADYINEYRSGLAQYQMDIGRDLVKDDAQLVIDTVNGVKEAEDNSSYQKIDQALNLVNQLDEAVLKASLIDRLEALVTEPSRFRTGMINDTTAFLEWDAAFEGAMYVVKRGGEVVYEGDELSFIDSELTPNSQHEYTMFAKVQNLTSEEITTSLHTKASLVSNITFTEVTHESFRVSWNANENPEGTEYQVLVKDGEEIIVDSGWITDTTGMAYNLEPSNTYTVDIIARNIEGVETEVITKNVTISEYIIDPIENLRISEETSEKVVIEWDHTQPDIEFIVTKARGNINLPGQVVEGNVFEDTDIDAGKEYTYSITARNKKYGTESETVTISANVPYPEAPNKIENLSYELTEDGSYKFTWDEEEKAQLYYFNIYEGSSRKVFKSLGETEITTDKLELDTTYSVELYSIDKYAQQSEKTIIELTTEGTPQAENITDITAEVEGNQVTLTWDEVNDAYGYYVERHLDGKQITRKYVAGTTYQEEVDEGEYEYFVQTYHKTGGMLEPVSKTVTVGTDELPQDSELLINSEVSDDTVSLSWNQLESAYGYYVERWENGIKKFRKYTSANAFEDTNVDEGEVEYHIIAYTKDGFQEPVLHVVNVEKTPLEPIGELNAISTEDSVELSWNALDDAYGYYVERYDSKGIRNYRKYVSGNAFTDSSVSEGEYEYKLIPYTKRGYLDPIYKVVQVGEPIGDITIDDFNVTVDGKTVTLDWENNEKAYRYYIERYDQQGNRNFRNFVDSSQNQYVDENVAYGSYDYKIIVYSANGEAQPVTKTVTLEPSEIVLDSFNVEVDGNNVNLSWDEVEDVYGYYVRRYKDGQRQINKYVTDNQFTDENLVDGEYEYQLVVYSKISGMNEPIIQNITIVNEDPEPVDGEDGGNEVEDTPPATSIEDVLLTVDENNVQLDWNEVDGAYGYYVQRYKDGNRQLHKYITDTSYVDEGLADGEYEFHVILYGSNGMNDPIIKTVVIGEEIEEVPVEEVPVEVPNEETPVNDEQGEEPPEDTSTEETVEEPTEVDEESPNDNEPVENPSSEDTTEITEPEQPVEEEPVIEEAVLPQTIEYVDSNVSGNIVELEWHELTDVYGYYVERWKDGRRQFRVFVSSNSLTDEVNDGGEYEYKIIAYSKTTRTMLAPFEETVLVGMATEQPVEEIIELQEEPEEDNPEDVDDAGDAEGVDDVIGTEADPLEDDDQLVMIAN